A region from the Vicia villosa cultivar HV-30 ecotype Madison, WI linkage group LG3, Vvil1.0, whole genome shotgun sequence genome encodes:
- the LOC131656665 gene encoding uncharacterized protein LOC131656665 isoform X1 yields the protein MAPNLFPLRVAQSYHDHEAMEFRELVMEDKWEEVIAKYNEHIKYHKIEIKGRGTALHVAVSNGLKKEVKSLVEAIEKLGDESSLKMKNEIGGTPLHLAAYRGFTDVCEVIIGKEGERKYLIQEKNGKGETPLFWAVRARKRLVFVYLQQFFPYDINIAVNNNDTSILHVAIQREMFDLANIIMHCYESLGSMKDKDDVTPLEILATRTSAFMSGSRRLSWWKQILYFCFSVSLQDAKTTMELYQKKAISKGNLKNENDYHSEVLIPVYRVDELEKAYKVRNTLAQLDFFSCGKILCHRIQKFVSRWPILSLLDIKTIKTIKKKHIFGRLLLEEFMKNPYESYMGGGFDPLRDIEHEEKREDWFMNVPEFIKCEQEGYTSMQKTLKNKKLEDSTNIDGKDTTFLAVAKSGIAEIMEELNSKVPNTSDKKGLLLVAMKNIKPELSEEKSILKETAYLIAASHGIVEMMSALKQKIRSVTHEVNSNNENALLLAVKNRQPHVIKWLWKSLPREVFQHLNLEVDKNENTMLHLAAYTSIQRENTWKISGAAMQMMWDIKWYKYIKGLVPEHFNHRNNKEGKTPSEIFKEQHKELLQNSIEWLKDTSESCSVVAALIAGVSFATSGSVPGGNQATGKPALEGQPAFEGFAISSLIGLYFSVTALIMFLSILTSRKEVEDFRRNLPMKLLFGLSSLFVSIVAMFVSFCAGHFLVLTDKYTKGGILFYLYISICLPVTFYAAVQFPLFLDLVKVIWKKVPPPSVKGVHL from the exons ATGGCACCTAATTTGTTCCCTCTTCGCGTAGCTCAGTCTTATCACGACCACGAAG CTATGGAGTTCCGTGAGCTAGTAATGGAAGACAAATGGGAAGAAGTAATTGCAAAATACAACGAACATATTAAGTATCACAAGATAGAAATAAAGGGAAGAGGAACAGCATTGCACGTGGCAGTAAGCAATGGAttgaaaaaagaagtgaaaagtCTTGTAGAAGCAATAGAAAAGCTTGGTGATGAAAGTAGTTTGAAAATGAAGAATGAAATAGGTGGTACTCCTCTTCACCTTGCAGCATATAGAGGATTCACAGATGTGTGTGAAGTTATAATTGGAAAAGAAGGTGAAAGGAAATATTTGATTCAGGAGAAAAATGGAAAGGGAGAAACACCACTATTTTGGGCTGTGCGTGCACGTAAAAGATTAGTGTTTGTTTATCTACAACAGTTTTTTCCATATGATATCAATATTGCTGTCAATAACAATGATACTAGCATCCTTCATGTTGCCATTCAGAGAGAAATGTTtg ATTTGGCAAATATAATAATGCATTGCTATGAAAGTCTTGGATCTATGAAGGACAAAGATGACGTCACTCCTCTCGAAATTCTTGCTACTAGGACATCTGCCTTCATGAGTGGAAGTAGGCGACTATCATGGTGGAAGCAAATTTTGTATTTCT GTTTTTCTGTAAGCCTCCAAGACGCAAAAACTACAATGGAATTGTATCAAAAGAAGGCTATATCTAAAGGAAATTTAAAGAACG AAAATGATTATCATAGTGAAGTATTAATACCTGTATACCGTGTTGACGAACTAGAAAAGGCATACAAAGTAAGAAATACTCTTGCTCAACTAGATTTTTTTAGTTGTGGTAAGATATTATGTCACCGCATTCAAAAGTTTGTATCAAGATGGCCTATCCTATCACTATTGG ACATAAAGACAATAAAGACTATTAAGAAGAAGCACATATTTGGTCGTCTGCTTTTGGAAGAGTTTATGAAGAATCCTTACGAGTCATACATGGGTGGTGGATTTGATCCATTACGTGACATAGAACATGAAGAAAAAAGGGAAGATTGGTTTATGAATGTTCCAGAGTTTATCAAGTGCGAACAGGAAG GTTATACCTCAATGCAAAagacattgaaaaataaaaaattggaagATTCAACAAATATTGATGGAAAAGATACAACATTTTTGGCAGTAGCAAAAAGTGGCATAGCAGAAATTATGGAAGAGCTTAATTCTAAAGTACCAAATACATCTGATAAAAAAGGTTTATTACTTGTTGCAATGAAGAATATTAAACCAGAATTATCAGAAGAGAAAAGTATTTTAAAGGAAACCGCATATTTGATTGCAGCAAGTCATGGAATAGTTGAGATGATGTCCGCACTTAAACAAAAGATAAGAAGTGTGACCCATGAGGTTAACTCCAACAATGAAAATGCATTGCTTTTGGCAGTAAAGAATAGGCAACCACATGTTATTAAGTGGTTGTGGAAGAGTTTACCTAGAGAGGTGTTTCAACATCTAAATCTAGAAGTTGATAAAAATGAGAATACTATGTTACACTTGGCAGCGTATACATCAATCCAAAGAGAAAATACATGGAAGATATCTGGTGctgctatgcaaatgatgtggGACATCAAGTGGTACAAG TACATCAAAGGACTAGTACCAGAGCATTTCAATCATAGAAATAATAAAGAAGGAAAAACCCCAAGTGAAATCTTTAAGGAGCAACACAAAGAACTTCTACAAAACAGTATTGAATGGTTGAAAGATACATCAGAGTCATGCTCAGTTGTTGCAGCTCTCATTGCTGGTGTCTCCTTTGCTACATCAGGCAGTGTCCCTGGTGGTAATCAAGCAACGGGAAAACCAGCATTAGAAGGACAACCAGCATTTGAAGGATTTGCTATATCTTCATTAATTGGACTTTACTTCTCTGTTACTGCACTCATCATGTTCCTTTCTATACTCACTTCTCGAAAAGAAGTCGAAGACTTTCGTCGAAACTTGCCAATGAAGCTTCTTTTTGGCTTAAGTTCTCTCTTTGTATCCATTGTTGCTATGTTTGTTTCTTTTTGCGCTGGACATTTCCTTGTGCTCACAGATAAATATACCAAGGGAGGTATCTTgttctatttatatatttctatttgcTTGCCTGTCACATTCTATGCAGCTGTGCAGTTTCCATTATTTCTTGATCTTGTTAAGGTTATTTGGAAGAAGGTTCCACCACCAAGTGTTAAGGGTGTTCATCTTTAG
- the LOC131656665 gene encoding uncharacterized protein LOC131656665 isoform X2: MAPNLFPLRVAQSYHDHEAMEFRELVMEDKWEEVIAKYNEHIKYHKIEIKGRGTALHVAVSNGLKKEVKSLVEAIEKLGDESSLKMKNEIGGTPLHLAAYRGFTDVCEVIIGKEGERKYLIQEKNGKGETPLFWAVRARKRLVFVYLQQFFPYDINIAVNNNDTSILHVAIQREMFDLANIIMHCYESLGSMKDKDDVTPLEILATRTSAFMSGSRRLSWWKQILYFCFSVSLQDAKTTMELYQKKAISKGNLKNENDYHSEVLIPVYRVDELEKAYKVRNTLAQLDFFSCGKILCHRIQKFVSRWPILSLLDIKTIKTIKKKHIFGRLLLEEFMKNPYESYMGGGFDPLRDIEHEEKREDWFMNVPEFIKCEQEGYTSMQKTLKNKKLEDSTNIDGKDTTFLAVAKSGIAEIMEELNSKVPNTSDKKASHGIVEMMSALKQKIRSVTHEVNSNNENALLLAVKNRQPHVIKWLWKSLPREVFQHLNLEVDKNENTMLHLAAYTSIQRENTWKISGAAMQMMWDIKWYKYIKGLVPEHFNHRNNKEGKTPSEIFKEQHKELLQNSIEWLKDTSESCSVVAALIAGVSFATSGSVPGGNQATGKPALEGQPAFEGFAISSLIGLYFSVTALIMFLSILTSRKEVEDFRRNLPMKLLFGLSSLFVSIVAMFVSFCAGHFLVLTDKYTKGGILFYLYISICLPVTFYAAVQFPLFLDLVKVIWKKVPPPSVKGVHL; encoded by the exons ATGGCACCTAATTTGTTCCCTCTTCGCGTAGCTCAGTCTTATCACGACCACGAAG CTATGGAGTTCCGTGAGCTAGTAATGGAAGACAAATGGGAAGAAGTAATTGCAAAATACAACGAACATATTAAGTATCACAAGATAGAAATAAAGGGAAGAGGAACAGCATTGCACGTGGCAGTAAGCAATGGAttgaaaaaagaagtgaaaagtCTTGTAGAAGCAATAGAAAAGCTTGGTGATGAAAGTAGTTTGAAAATGAAGAATGAAATAGGTGGTACTCCTCTTCACCTTGCAGCATATAGAGGATTCACAGATGTGTGTGAAGTTATAATTGGAAAAGAAGGTGAAAGGAAATATTTGATTCAGGAGAAAAATGGAAAGGGAGAAACACCACTATTTTGGGCTGTGCGTGCACGTAAAAGATTAGTGTTTGTTTATCTACAACAGTTTTTTCCATATGATATCAATATTGCTGTCAATAACAATGATACTAGCATCCTTCATGTTGCCATTCAGAGAGAAATGTTtg ATTTGGCAAATATAATAATGCATTGCTATGAAAGTCTTGGATCTATGAAGGACAAAGATGACGTCACTCCTCTCGAAATTCTTGCTACTAGGACATCTGCCTTCATGAGTGGAAGTAGGCGACTATCATGGTGGAAGCAAATTTTGTATTTCT GTTTTTCTGTAAGCCTCCAAGACGCAAAAACTACAATGGAATTGTATCAAAAGAAGGCTATATCTAAAGGAAATTTAAAGAACG AAAATGATTATCATAGTGAAGTATTAATACCTGTATACCGTGTTGACGAACTAGAAAAGGCATACAAAGTAAGAAATACTCTTGCTCAACTAGATTTTTTTAGTTGTGGTAAGATATTATGTCACCGCATTCAAAAGTTTGTATCAAGATGGCCTATCCTATCACTATTGG ACATAAAGACAATAAAGACTATTAAGAAGAAGCACATATTTGGTCGTCTGCTTTTGGAAGAGTTTATGAAGAATCCTTACGAGTCATACATGGGTGGTGGATTTGATCCATTACGTGACATAGAACATGAAGAAAAAAGGGAAGATTGGTTTATGAATGTTCCAGAGTTTATCAAGTGCGAACAGGAAG GTTATACCTCAATGCAAAagacattgaaaaataaaaaattggaagATTCAACAAATATTGATGGAAAAGATACAACATTTTTGGCAGTAGCAAAAAGTGGCATAGCAGAAATTATGGAAGAGCTTAATTCTAAAGTACCAAATACATCTGATAAAAAAG CAAGTCATGGAATAGTTGAGATGATGTCCGCACTTAAACAAAAGATAAGAAGTGTGACCCATGAGGTTAACTCCAACAATGAAAATGCATTGCTTTTGGCAGTAAAGAATAGGCAACCACATGTTATTAAGTGGTTGTGGAAGAGTTTACCTAGAGAGGTGTTTCAACATCTAAATCTAGAAGTTGATAAAAATGAGAATACTATGTTACACTTGGCAGCGTATACATCAATCCAAAGAGAAAATACATGGAAGATATCTGGTGctgctatgcaaatgatgtggGACATCAAGTGGTACAAG TACATCAAAGGACTAGTACCAGAGCATTTCAATCATAGAAATAATAAAGAAGGAAAAACCCCAAGTGAAATCTTTAAGGAGCAACACAAAGAACTTCTACAAAACAGTATTGAATGGTTGAAAGATACATCAGAGTCATGCTCAGTTGTTGCAGCTCTCATTGCTGGTGTCTCCTTTGCTACATCAGGCAGTGTCCCTGGTGGTAATCAAGCAACGGGAAAACCAGCATTAGAAGGACAACCAGCATTTGAAGGATTTGCTATATCTTCATTAATTGGACTTTACTTCTCTGTTACTGCACTCATCATGTTCCTTTCTATACTCACTTCTCGAAAAGAAGTCGAAGACTTTCGTCGAAACTTGCCAATGAAGCTTCTTTTTGGCTTAAGTTCTCTCTTTGTATCCATTGTTGCTATGTTTGTTTCTTTTTGCGCTGGACATTTCCTTGTGCTCACAGATAAATATACCAAGGGAGGTATCTTgttctatttatatatttctatttgcTTGCCTGTCACATTCTATGCAGCTGTGCAGTTTCCATTATTTCTTGATCTTGTTAAGGTTATTTGGAAGAAGGTTCCACCACCAAGTGTTAAGGGTGTTCATCTTTAG